Below is a window of Ananas comosus cultivar F153 linkage group 9, ASM154086v1, whole genome shotgun sequence DNA.
CCCTATAGCAATTCTCTTTTCTGGTGGCTTGGACTCTATGATACTTGGGGCACTACTAGACAAATGTCTCAATCCCAAATGTAAGCCTAGCCACTCACAGCTTGTCCttaagattatatatgttgTTTTCCATCTGTTGTTTAAACTAcactatttttctcttttttcacttttctgtATGAAACTTTTGTTgcatttaattttgattttttcgtTAGTTTGTTTATTCTCATGTTTTTGACATCTTATAGCCGGAACAGTAAATAATTAGTTCTTATTCGGAGGCAAAGCAGGgatttctttcctttttgtaTGTAATTATGCAGACGATTGTATAGAAAAATTTGGAAAGAATGAGAAGATGTTGTGTTATTCGTCAAAGCGAGTCTAGTGATCTATCTGCAGCTGTAACTGATGATATTGTGGCCTGGTGGATGTAGTATACATCTTGCATGCTTCTACTCATTTTAAAGATCTTGCTTTAGTCTGATACATGTCTTATTGTTCTCCTTCTTTGGGCTTCTGTAAGTTTTCagcaaatatataaaagaaaagggTTTGATCGTGTGTTTTGGTAGCATGCTTTTTGATAGTATTTAATTGAAGCTGATAAATATTTTCTGGCAGACACGATAGATTTGCTAAACGTAAGTTTCGATGGACAGCTTGCTCCTGATAGAGTTTCTGCAAAGGCAGGATTGAGGGAACTGCAAAGGATTTCTCCACTCAGAAGGTAGTTGTGATTCATGTATATAAACCTTTATTCACCCATTCTGATTTCTTACAATCACTAGCAGTTCTAGATATCTGCCGTTGTCCAAATCTCACTCCTGAGTTACATATTGAAAAACATACTATATTatgttacaattttttttttctctatcatCTATTAATATGTATAGTATTAGATCTCCGCCACTTCTTTAATGTCTTTGGTTTGATGTTTCTTTGCTGTATTTTTCACTATAGGATTGAATTTATGTCTCCATTTTTGATTAGTCAGTGAAAAGAAAAACCTTTGTATGTCTTGTTGTACTTGAATGCAATCCTCGTGTTTTGTATGTTTgtttatgatcaatctattttatgtttttgattaTGTTTATTTTAATTGTCAGGTTTCTCTTGATAACAGGTGGCGACTGGTGGAAATTGATGCTTCTTTGTCTCACCTAAAACAGGAAACTGAGCACGTACTGACGTTGATACATCCTACAAATACTTATATGGTATGTGCTGTCTTATCTTGTTCTTATCATAAAAAATTGTCTGTGCATTATTCAACTTGTCCTTGCTGGAAACAAAACTTCTTCTCATGTCTTCAATTTATTTTGCTTGCTTGAACTTGTAATTCATAATATGTAAAAAACGAGTTAGAGCAAATACTTTTACATGATAAAGTGTGTCATGAGAAAGACATGACTTTTCTGGAATCGCATGCTTTTTTAGCTCAAAGTTCTCTAGTGCTAGATTTTGTATGCTAATTTTTGCACAGAGAAAGTCCAAGCATGTAAATTTATTGATATCTACCATTTGTGGAATGCTGGATATTGACAATATCTGTAAAATCGGTTCTAGCGTCACACAACACAGCTTTACACATTTTATATGTTTTCTCTCTAGCTAACCACTTGCTTTACAGATAACATATCTTCGGATTCTTTTACCACAGGATCTGAACATTGGCATAGCATTATGGTTGGCTGCTGGTGGAGTTGGTTGGGTGGATGGAGAGTTGTGCAAACTGCACAAAAGTTGCGAtcgttataaatataaatcagCATCCAAAGTTCTCTTAGTTGGGTCTGGTGCTGATGAGCAATGTGCTGGATATGGTAGGCACAGGACAAAGTTTAGGCTGGGAGGGTATGTAAGATGTATAGATATGATTCTTCAATGATTATTCTGTGTTTCTTACGCAGTTCTCTTCTAGGTCATCTTTGTAGCTTTTAGTCGTGCCAATCTTTTTCCCATAATTAAAGTTTGCTTATATAACTGCTCATTCATTGAACTTCTTTAGAACTTAGTAGTTCTGTCAATGATCTTTGCCATCATTCCCAGTGTTACCATCTTATGCAGTTCCTGCTGTTTAGCTTGAACAACAAATTACTAGCATGGATAGTAAGTATTTTCCAAGTTTTCATTGCTATGACTTTTTGTTTTCCAAGTAATCTGCTCTAAATGCTGTTATCCTTTGAGCCACTCGTAACCTTCGCTGGCAAAGACATTTGGTCATAACTCGTTTGAAAACAGATCCTGCCATCAAACGACATGGCCCTTCATgtgttaaaaaagaaaagttgaagCTTCACTCTAGAAAAGTTGCCTTTTTATtgagttttactttttttccgttttaattttcttttagttgGGTGGCACTTCATGAGGAAATGCGTTTGGATATGCAGCGGATCTGGAAAAGGAATATGGGTAGAGATGACAGGTGCATTTCTGATCATGGAAAGGAGGTACACAAAATACCAACTCTCTAAGTCTTTCTTTCAATGTCACTTTGGTCATAGGCTCATGCCTCTTGTGTTGCAGGCTCGATTTCCATTCCTTGACGAAGATGTTATTGCGACGTTACTGGAAATTCCTTTATGGGAAATCGCTGAACTTGATAAACCTGTAGGAACAGGTGACAAGAAGATATTGAGAGAGGTCTGCAGCTGACATTGTTTTGCTGTTCTATTGGaaccattttttcttttcaagtgCAGAAAATATCCCTAGTATCCTTTGAAACTTTTGTTTCCAATAATTTACGTTTTCTTCATATAACCCTTTTTTCTCATATAAGATCCGAGGCTCCCATTGTACTGCCAAAGTTACAATGCAGTTCATTTTTTGATAAACCTCCTGGTTTTGTTATGATTTTAAAGGCAAATTCTGGAtctcttcttcctttgcttTTCTACTAAAACAACTAGACTGAATTTTATCCTCctcctttttttccctttcctttttGACTTAATCTACAATCACTGCCACTTAAAACCCCATTTCATTCCTATTTAtgtaatatatgtattattGCCCTTATTCTATTCCTCTTATCACATCGAAGGTTGCAAAATTACTGGGCTTACAAGAAGCTGCTCTTCTGCCGAAAAGGGCGATCCAGGTGACATTTAActgtatatattcatttatttccATTTGTTGTTAATATTTAACAATGAGCATGTAAATCCTAGGGTGGTTTGTGTGTCTTTGTCGCTGCTTATATTTCCGGTAAAAAAGTAATGTAGCTGTTTTGGTCTTCCTTTGATGGAGGATATTACTGAAGGTCGGCCAAGGATAGAGTTGAACGAAAACAAACAACTCACGTAGCTGAACCCAGTTAAATTGGATTAGCTGGTTGACTTGAACTAACATGAACTGTGGTCTTCTGTTTTAAACAGTTTGGTTCGAGAATTGCGAGAGAATCAAACCGAAAGAACTTTGGGAGCAACCGCGCAGCAAATCAGGCATCTGCAGGAAGTGTCGTGATTCGTCAGCCACAAAATAAGCTGCAGAATCCACAATGATTGTGCTAGAATTGCTAGAAATGTTTCAATTCGCCAGCAACATTAGCCCTTATAAGCGCCCAATCATGTAGAACTGAATAACACAGTGACCCTTAAAAAACAATGTTTCTTACTAAAGGGAGTTGCTGTGATCAGGTTAAGCCAATTGTACACGAGAAAGTTGGTTTGTGCCGCTTGGTCCGAGCATTTACTGGcaacagggaaaaaaaatagttgaagtTATTCTTGAATGTGTTGGTGCAAAGTGCAAACTTTGAAGGATATACGAAATTTTGTGATGTAATTGGAAAGAGTTTGTTGAAGTGTGCCGTGAAATTCGCCAAAGTTTGTGTGTTGTTTGATTAGACAAATAACACCACTGATAATCTGCTGGTATTCAGCATGCGAGTTGTAATAGTTGAACATGAGTCTCTCACTCGTCTGCTCCGGGTACTTCACGAGTACATATATATTGGTGGTTTTTTTAACAGGTCGATGcacaaattttgtaataaacGTATATTGTAATATTTCCTAAAAAGGAGAGGAAAATTAGTGGAGAAACAATTACGGTTTATAAGGTGAAAAGTAGATTAAAGTTGGGATAAAAAGAAGTTAttctatattcaaaattttacaagAAACTTGGGAGAAAAACCTGTCGGTCAAAAATTTGTTGATTAACTTTTGACATcgaaaaacaaatatatatatattgatttgcAATCATGCACACCAACTGAGACTCCATGGCCCAATGGATAAGGCGCTGGTCTACGGAACCAGAGATTCTGGGTTCGATCCCCAGTGGAGTCGTAGTTCGCATCCCCTTCGCATAATCAAGTTTTTTGGGGCTAATACTTTAAATGGGCCGTGTGCTATACGTTTAGGCCCATGTGTCAAATCTTCTATTAGATGGGTCTTCAATTCATAACGCTCtccaatttttcttttgttcaacCCAAGCCTAAGCCCAAGCCCAAGTCTCAGCTATCAATTAAAGTGACACTATCTTTGTTGGGCTCTCTAGGCCTATATGTTTATAGAGCCCACTTTATTGTTCAACTATTTGGCCCATAACCCCCAATCTATTGAACAGGCTTTTTCTATTGCTATGGTATGATAAGCCCAGCCCAATAGTTCTCTCTTTAAAGTAGTGGCAGTTTCGTCGTCGGCGAGtccctcttttcttccttctgcTGGCTCCgtcgaaaccctaaaccctaacaatGGCGAAAGGTGCGAGCACGATGGAGAAGCTCAAGGACTTGTGGAATTCTCAGATCAACGACGAGGAGAAGTGGGCTGTAAACTCGgtattcttcttcttattcttcgcCCCCTTCTTCTTCAGTTGTTTCTCATTCGAAACGCGTTTTTGTTGGTATATTGTAAAAATTTCACGTTCTCTTTTTcgaatttttgtaatattatcATGTGCTTGTAGAGATTTTCtgggttttttttcttcttttttttttgtggttggATTTAGGTTTTTCTAGCGAATCAGGTTGCATGGAAGTGGTTCGGCGCTAGAATTTCAAAAACTAGTTTAGTTCGCCCCAGATTAATTTGTGATGCAACTCCATGGATGCAATGCTCATCTCTTATCATTTAAGCGTAGAGAGTTTTGTGATGTAGCTTCATTGTATTGGCATGATCTGGTGAAATTTCAGGCTACCTGAGTATGATTATCTCGCTTTTCTTTTGTCTATTACGCGAAATAGTTCCAGAAATTGGTTAGTATTTGCTTTCCTGTTTCAATTTAGATAATCGGAGATAACCATTTTAATTTCCTCATTATTATTTCCTGAGACCTTTCGTCTTGAGCGAAATTATACTTTGTGATTGTTCTCATACCTCTACGTATGACTGGTCGATGTGCAAGCAACTGAAGAGCCTTATTGTCCAATAAACTGTGGATGAGCTATGTTTATCAAGGTAcatattcaagttattttttccaAAGCACATCAAAAATCTGTGTGGAAAAACATGCGAGTGAGAAGTAAGTCATTAGAAACTTTCAGAAAATCTAGTGTGTTGATTTGCTCTACAAAGTATGTATCTCTAGATGGAATTGAACGGGAATGTGGAGTGTATTGCCTATTGTTTCTGGGTTCATGTACTCAATTTTGCCTAGAATGAAGCATTTGCTCATTCAAGTACATATTCAGCATATTAAGGTGACATTGAGCACTTAAGGAATGCTGTTGGATTGATTTTATCCTTCACCAGGGCAAATAAGGCAGTTCATAATCGTCTGCTCATATTTGTGCAGCATATAAGCTGTGTTACTATGTTAACTATATTTTCCATTTATAGGCATAATTGTGGTGCTTATTGAGCTAATTATTTGTCAATTCTGTTTTGTGCAGAAACTGCTGCGTGCTGCAGGATTATTTGCTGGCTCCATATTACTAATGCGCAACTTTGGTGATCTAATGGCAATTTAAAATCTAGTGAAGCTTTGGAAACTCTTTTGTTGGCCCAATGATATGTACTAGGTGTCTCAGATTTCATTCTCTGTCTCCAAGTCTTGTACTGCTTGAATAACTAggcaaattttttgtttgagctGCTCTGAACTTTATGTAGTCAATACTTTTTTGTTAAGTTTCCTTTAATTCCTACAGCTGAACTCAGTATGATGGATGTCAATCTTCTTTTATTGAGCTCGTTATAAGCGAAATGCTTGTTTGTTTTATGGATGAAAACGACGTGCGATATGGCGCTATTTATCATGTTCACGCAGAATGTAAGGTATGGTCTGTGtgtatctgaaagagtgcattCCTTTGGTAGCTTTTTGTGGATGACAAGAGTATCTGAACTTCAAATGTGGAGAGGTATGTTTGAAGGCAACTCCTTTGCTATGTAGGATGATTATTACTATATGGTTGTCGGAGCTTCTAATTTTGATGTGTTTATCATATAACAGGTTCTTATTGAACTTCATGATTTGCGCTGGTAATTGTAACACGCTGCAGATTATTGGCTGTATCTGATTCTGTTTCATTACGCAATCCTAATATCGAGTGCTCCAGATCCAGGAGAACGAATTGTATTAGCCTCTTAACAAAACCTGTGAATTTGGTTGTGCCAATGCTCGAACATTTTGAGACGGTCTCAGGTGCCTTTGCAGTTTCTTCTTAAACTCGCTATTGAGCAGAAAAGCAGTGTTCTTAAATCATCTATAAACATTTTGATTGCTGAATTTGAAAGCACGATGCTTTCAACTCGAGCGAAGGAAAAAAAGTACTTTTATAAGTAATTCATCAGTGTCTCCGTGTTGCCATGTTGAAGAATTTGCAAATATTAGAAAAGATGTTGGAGAATTTGCTCATATTAGAAAGGGAAAAACCCAAGCAGAGATCAAGAGAAGCAAAGGGAGCGAGTACAggcaatttcttttttctttttcgtcaACACAGTAATAGATcaatcttatttaatttaaatactaattatttCTTAAACCAAGTTGAAATTTGAGAATAGCTAGTGATGCTCCTTTTGATAGCTTTATATAGCAAGAGTGGAAATAAGGTACCCACGGAACAGTATAAGCCCCTTTCGTTCCGCAGGAACAGCAAATAAGGAGCCAACCACAACGATCCACGTGGCCGGATCCCACGCGTGAGCGATCCCTTCCATCCGACCGTTGATATTTTccctattattatattatattattatatatcttaaGCTTCCGCGAGAAGGGTCCGGTGATCGAATCAATCCTCTAATAAAAGAAACCCTCGCCCTTTTCCAAAGCCCTCTCCCCTTTCGGGGTCGACGGAGGTACGCTGTGCTTCtctctaaaaccctaaccctagtctctctctctctctctctctctctctctctctctctctctctctattataccGGCTTGCCCTAGAGTTTTACTACAGTAAAAGTGAATGATCGATCTATTTGTGTAAatactagattttttttcctccagcTGCTTGATCTTTCTCCCAATGTTCAtgtatattgatatatatttgattacatGTGTTGGTGAATGATCATTTGGTgtagtttatatatttatttgatctCATTTCTAGCCTTTAAAGGAACTCCAAACGTGCTTGCTATCGTGTTGAAAGAGGCGTTGAACTAGGGGCTATTTAGTTTATAATGCTTTATTGGTATGTAGGTAGTATTAGTGCttgcttttcattttcttttttccctttgcTTGTTTCAGATACAAAACAATGGCTTTTGCTCGTAAAATTGGTAATCTTGTCAAGCAAACTATTACTTCCAATCCATCCCTTTACCAAGCAGTACGATGCATGTCGTCCTCAAAGATATTCGTCGGAGGTTTGCCATAGTTTTTCCAACCTTTAATGTAATTCCGATTCCAGTTATGCTATTTATTCCTGTATGTGCTTTTAGTAACTGTAGTACTTTTTGTTTTCAGGGTTATCCTACGGCACAGATGATCAGGGCTTAAGGGAAGCATTCACCAGCTTTGGCGAAGTAATTGAAGGTgtgtgattttttattttccatttgCTACTCGCATTTTACTGTAACTCATTGTGCGTGGATTTATCTTTGATAGATGTTTTCTTTATGCAGCTAGGGTTATTATGGATAGGGAAACCGGTAGGTCGAGAGGTTTTGGCTTTGTTACTTTTACATCAAGTGAGGAGGCCTCCACCGCCATAAGTGGCATGGATAGTAAGGTTGTTCATCCAGCTGTTTGCgttcaatataattttttaatatctatatGCGTgcctttattaaaaaattattcatgtTTGCATGTTGATTGTAAAGCACCAAATAATGTTTATGCCTGCCCCCCTAAATGGAGAGTATCTTGTAGCTTAGTTGCAGAGCTTATGCTGTTACTTTGGAAGTTGTAGACTTGTAGTGTTTTATGACCCCACAGTAACACCATCATCCTGATTTTCATCGGTCTTTGCATCATTTGCTGCAACTTATTGGGAATGACAGCATTTGGTCGAATAGTTACCTTGCTAAGCATCATAATTTTTGGAGACCTAAAATTCACTGCCAGCCCTTAACCAGAGTTACCGGTAAACTGCATCTCATTGTCTGATTCCTCTCTACATGTATACTTTGATATGTTATGTGCCTGCTTCAATCATATAGCTTTTATGGATCACTGAGTCATTACATCATAACATAGCATCAGGTGCCTTATGTTTGACTTTGTCTTCTTCTGTTATTAGGAGCTTCATGGTCGGTTTATTAGAGTGAATTATGCTGCTGACCGGAGCCGCAGCGGCTATGGAGGCTATGGTGGCGGCAGTGGCGGCACCTATGCTGGTAGTGCTGGTGGCTTTGGCAGTGGTGGCAGCTATGGAGGCGGTGGCTATGGTGCTGGCAACGGCGGTTACCAGGGTGGTGGTTATGGCGGCAGCAGCTATAATGAGAGTGGAGATGGCTATAGGGATAGCGGTTACGCTGGTGGCGGCAATGGTGGTAGCTACAACCAGAGTAGTTATGGCGGGGGCAACTCTGGCAATTATAGCAGTGGCTATGGTGG
It encodes the following:
- the LOC109715470 gene encoding mitochondrial import receptor subunit TOM5 homolog codes for the protein MAKGASTMEKLKDLWNSQINDEEKWAVNSKLLRAAGLFAGSILLMRNFGDLMAI
- the LOC109715469 gene encoding glycine-rich RNA-binding protein 2, mitochondrial-like, which gives rise to MAFARKIGNLVKQTITSNPSLYQAVRCMSSSKIFVGGLSYGTDDQGLREAFTSFGEVIEARVIMDRETGRSRGFGFVTFTSSEEASTAISGMDSKELHGRFIRVNYAADRSRSGYGGYGGGSGGTYAGSAGGFGSGGSYGGGGYGAGNGGYQGGGYGGSSYNESGDGYRDSGYAGGGNGGSYNQSSYGGGNSGNYSSGYGGGNVGYGGDSGGYGVSTGGDNYNVAEGSGGNDNLAGGAFSDSYSGISGAHESGGNSATDYGTGFNQQDNANAFQNPSSYGNTSQENQLDGKYKDDSDEPGYANKQS